In Streptomyces sp. P3, one DNA window encodes the following:
- a CDS encoding site-specific integrase, translating to MLTLVRPGPELAVPVDPAAVSVESGLADVVTLQRRRQARVSEHDEESFFLDTLSEYQWARDAAGLAPTTLDGLIKPVIEVCEFYGTVPWKLSPRELDRYFAGAGKRAPSTLRGKINKIDAYFAFLEQRYAGEIMRRFGHAVESPIDPFNRPRHRGDFGLRVPPSQTAMRDFFRRWREDLPSTRKYLVACRDYVMTKIAYLSGVRANELCGVCMGDLHWEHGQWGRFVVLGKGAGGSGPRPREAYMFQEGRALLWWYIEEIRGEFGDDAEHPKAPLWPSERKPTAVAALNLPIAPAIVPSTFRRALHNAADTYLTGPVTDLFPHLLRHACATHNYERGMTLWEVQKVLGHAWATTTLRYMATAHAEPEHANLAASARAAQRLVMDKGNLR from the coding sequence GTGCTGACGCTCGTGCGACCCGGGCCAGAGCTGGCCGTGCCGGTAGATCCGGCTGCGGTGTCGGTCGAGTCCGGTCTCGCGGACGTCGTCACCCTTCAGCGACGCCGCCAGGCCCGCGTCTCGGAGCACGACGAGGAGAGCTTCTTCCTCGACACGCTGTCCGAGTACCAGTGGGCGAGGGACGCGGCCGGCCTGGCACCGACGACGCTCGACGGGCTGATCAAGCCGGTGATCGAGGTCTGCGAGTTCTACGGCACGGTGCCATGGAAGCTCTCGCCCCGGGAGTTGGACCGATACTTCGCCGGTGCGGGCAAGCGGGCACCGTCGACCCTGCGCGGCAAGATCAACAAGATCGACGCGTACTTCGCGTTCCTCGAACAGCGCTACGCCGGCGAGATCATGCGCCGCTTCGGCCACGCCGTTGAGTCGCCGATCGACCCGTTCAACCGGCCCCGGCACCGCGGCGACTTCGGCTTGCGCGTCCCGCCCTCGCAGACGGCGATGCGGGACTTCTTCCGCCGCTGGCGCGAGGACCTGCCAAGCACCCGGAAGTACCTGGTTGCCTGCCGCGACTACGTGATGACGAAGATCGCGTACCTGTCCGGAGTCCGGGCCAACGAGCTGTGCGGGGTGTGCATGGGCGACCTGCACTGGGAGCACGGCCAGTGGGGCCGCTTCGTCGTACTCGGCAAGGGAGCCGGCGGGTCGGGGCCCCGGCCGCGCGAGGCCTACATGTTCCAGGAGGGCCGGGCCCTCCTGTGGTGGTACATCGAGGAGATCCGCGGCGAGTTCGGCGACGACGCCGAGCACCCGAAGGCGCCGCTGTGGCCGTCGGAGCGCAAGCCCACCGCGGTCGCGGCGCTGAACCTGCCGATCGCCCCGGCGATCGTCCCCTCGACGTTCCGCCGGGCCCTGCACAACGCGGCCGACACCTATCTGACCGGGCCGGTTACCGACCTGTTCCCGCACCTGTTGCGTCACGCCTGCGCGACCCACAACTACGAGCGCGGGATGACGTTGTGGGAGGTGCAGAAGGTCCTCGGACACGCCTGGGCCACCACGACACTCCGGTACATGGCGACCGCGCACGCCGAACCGGAACACGCGAATCTGGCCGCCAGTGCCCGGGCAGCCCAACGACTGGTGATGGACAAGGGGAACCTGCGGTGA
- a CDS encoding universal stress protein — protein sequence MPAITVGLDGSPESLAAADWAAREATQREAPLRLVHARDALGAPYTPFMGASAPGVLEAQRDWAAHLLREAQSRLTERHPGLRITTLQAEDEAVPALLAAAEDTELLVLGSRGLGTVAGFLVGSVALAVVARTERPVVLVRAGEHAEDEHLPDAAGAASSNTQYRDVVVGLDLEDPGDAVVEFAFETARRRAACLRVVHGWNPAAVYGYGAVLDSGLEAELAAETRQGLSDLLRPWKDKFPGVEVRAQAVVGSAGRHLVHASRDASLVVVGRKRNQALVGGRIGPVTHAVLQHASAPVAVVPHD from the coding sequence ATGCCAGCCATCACCGTCGGCCTCGACGGCTCGCCCGAAAGCCTCGCCGCCGCAGACTGGGCTGCTCGCGAAGCAACGCAACGAGAGGCGCCCTTGCGTCTCGTGCATGCCCGGGACGCGCTGGGGGCGCCGTACACCCCCTTCATGGGGGCTTCGGCACCGGGCGTGCTCGAAGCGCAGCGCGACTGGGCCGCCCACCTGCTGCGCGAGGCGCAATCCCGGCTCACGGAACGCCACCCCGGCCTGCGGATCACCACCCTGCAGGCAGAGGACGAGGCCGTCCCGGCTCTGCTGGCGGCCGCGGAGGACACCGAACTGCTGGTCCTCGGCTCCCGGGGCCTCGGCACGGTGGCCGGCTTCCTGGTCGGCTCCGTCGCCCTTGCCGTGGTGGCACGTACGGAACGGCCCGTCGTCCTCGTGCGGGCCGGGGAGCATGCCGAGGACGAGCATCTGCCGGACGCCGCGGGCGCCGCGTCGAGCAACACCCAGTACCGCGACGTCGTGGTGGGGCTGGACCTGGAGGATCCGGGCGACGCGGTCGTCGAGTTCGCCTTCGAGACCGCCCGGCGTCGCGCGGCCTGCCTGCGGGTGGTCCACGGCTGGAACCCGGCGGCCGTCTACGGCTACGGTGCCGTCCTGGATTCGGGACTCGAGGCCGAGCTGGCGGCGGAAACACGGCAGGGACTGAGCGACCTCCTGCGTCCGTGGAAGGACAAGTTCCCCGGTGTGGAGGTGCGCGCGCAGGCCGTCGTCGGCAGCGCAGGCCGTCATCTCGTGCACGCCTCGAGGGACGCGTCGCTGGTCGTCGTCGGGCGGAAGAGGAACCAGGCGTTGGTCGGCGGTCGCATCGGCCCGGTGACCCACGCGGTACTCCAACACGCCTCCGCGCCGGTCGCGGTGGTGCCGCACGACTGA
- a CDS encoding helix-turn-helix transcriptional regulator: MKWNLRMVAAQRDLWRPTEVLAAFQQVGFNPSLSKVAALWGGKPVTVRLDDLDLMCAALDCTVADLLQAEPVADAQAAQDSGQLAVGAEGREPGPVRPVPRTRHSGGPRSLPPS, translated from the coding sequence GTGAAGTGGAATCTGCGGATGGTCGCCGCCCAACGGGACCTATGGCGGCCGACCGAAGTGCTGGCCGCGTTCCAGCAGGTGGGGTTCAACCCGTCACTGAGCAAGGTCGCCGCGCTGTGGGGTGGCAAGCCGGTCACGGTTCGCCTGGACGACCTTGACCTGATGTGCGCGGCGCTCGACTGCACGGTCGCCGACCTGCTCCAGGCCGAGCCCGTCGCCGACGCGCAGGCCGCCCAGGACTCCGGCCAACTGGCGGTCGGCGCCGAGGGGCGGGAGCCGGGGCCGGTGAGGCCCGTCCCCCGTACCCGCCATAGCGGCGGGCCACGGTCACTGCCGCCGAGCTGA
- a CDS encoding IS5 family transposase — MTDEEWAVVRDAMPVPAWLEGRGGQPEGYCHRQMLDAIFYVTDNGIKWRSLPVDYPAWDRVYAYFRRWRRAGLAREFHDRLRGRVREAEGRQPEPTAAIIDSQSVKGASSVPAASRGYDGGKKINGRRRHVITDSIGLVLMVLVTAGHVTDRQAARVMLPHLRARFRTITLVWADGGYTGCLVDWAKEKLQLTLEIVKRSDDMKGFVVLPRRWVVERTLGWLMRSRRLVRDFETLPASSEAFIYFSQAMLMSRRLARTASRPRQERSQWTAAA; from the coding sequence ATGACGGATGAGGAATGGGCGGTGGTGCGCGACGCGATGCCGGTCCCGGCCTGGCTGGAGGGCCGGGGCGGACAGCCGGAGGGCTACTGCCACCGGCAGATGCTGGACGCGATCTTCTACGTCACCGACAATGGGATCAAGTGGCGCTCCCTGCCTGTCGATTACCCGGCATGGGACCGCGTGTACGCCTACTTTCGCAGGTGGCGACGGGCGGGCCTGGCCCGGGAGTTCCACGACCGGCTGCGCGGAAGGGTCCGTGAGGCCGAGGGCCGTCAGCCAGAGCCGACGGCAGCGATCATCGACTCGCAGTCGGTGAAGGGCGCCTCCTCGGTGCCCGCCGCCTCACGCGGCTACGACGGCGGCAAGAAGATCAACGGAAGGCGCCGGCACGTCATCACGGACAGCATCGGCCTCGTCTTGATGGTGCTGGTGACGGCCGGACACGTGACCGACCGGCAGGCCGCCCGCGTCATGCTGCCCCATCTGCGGGCGCGGTTCCGCACGATCACGCTGGTGTGGGCCGACGGCGGCTACACCGGCTGCCTGGTCGACTGGGCGAAGGAGAAACTCCAGCTCACGCTGGAGATCGTCAAACGCAGCGACGACATGAAGGGGTTCGTGGTGCTGCCGAGAAGGTGGGTGGTCGAGCGCACCCTGGGATGGCTGATGCGCTCGCGGCGCCTGGTGCGCGACTTCGAGACACTGCCCGCCTCCAGCGAGGCGTTCATCTACTTCTCGCAGGCCATGCTCATGAGCCGCCGTCTTGCCCGGACAGCCTCCCGGCCCCGGCAGGAGCGGTCACAGTGGACTGCCGCGGCGTGA